Proteins found in one Kluyveromyces marxianus DMKU3-1042 DNA, complete genome, chromosome 2 genomic segment:
- the MSC1 gene encoding double-strand break repair enhancer MSC1 → MKFSSALIYSATVCQVVFSKNVFDNWSSDDIYQYLKDSGDTAKKDVGKSLDELKSYASQKWSADAQPKPWWKVWPDEKKDDWWNFNTEPSTSESISNWLFDTWSESDLRKVLKNAGIHYEPDTPYEKLKDTAKTNFDRISKKVGSSGYYPTESYFKQWDESDLKAWLDKNGISYDHKKAKKDDLLALVRKNIYKASQVYNEERLSTLESLDLAKKQLFDKTNKLKSDVFDSWSTDDIKNWLESHKINIKESAKSNREQLIATANKHINLLEDDIKWYTDYSKSKASALLTKSTDSVNSVWESLKNKVYGAYYDDNVINDTFLVGVQNWPKRRLQNFLDARGVKYHILSTKSELLRLVYENRNKPLKKWENALDDAKHWWNKQTIVNKAKSTSSGILNKVSDYENSAVNGLHRSFESMSNSDLVEYLKSFSTKPSELSKLDKDQLVQKAKDNTQWFFGVAEKPWYQKAADNTVNFAKRAYAYVRP, encoded by the coding sequence ATGAAGTTTAGTAGTGCCTTGATATATTCTGCTACTGTCTGTCAGGTAGTTTTTAGTAAGAACGTTTTTGATAACTGGTCTAGTGATGATATTTACCAGTACTTAAAGGATAGTGGAGACACTGCTAAGAAGGACGTGGGGAAGTCACTAGATGAATTGAAGTCTTATGCGAGCCAAAAATGGTCCGCAGATGCTCAACCAAAGCCTTGGTGGAAGGTTTGGCCTGATGAGAAAAAGGATGACTGGTGGAACTTCAACACAGAACCTTCAACTTCTGAATCTATTTCGAACTGGTTATTCGACACCTGGTCCGAGTCTGATTTGAGGaaagtgttgaagaatgcCGGAATCCATTACGAACCGGACACTCCATAtgagaagttgaaggacACAGCCAAGACAAATTTCGACAGAATCTCTAAAAAAGTCGGCAGCTCTGGATACTACCCAACCGAGTCCTACTTTAAGCAATGGGACGAATCCGACTTGAAAGCTTGGTTAGACAAGAATGGTATTTCTTACGACCATAAAAAGGCTAAGAAGGATGATTTGTTGGCGCTTGTGAGAAAGAACATCTACAAGGCCTCTCAAGTTTACAATGAGGAGAGGTTAAGTACTTTGGAATCGTTGGATttggcaaagaaacaacTGTTTGACAAAACGAACAAATTGAAGAGTGATGTTTTCGATTCTTGGTCTACGGATGATATCAAGAATTGGTTGGAGTCACACAAGATTAACATTAAAGAAAGTGCTAAAAGCAACCGCGAGCAATTAATTGCAACCGCTAATAAGCACATCAATTTGCTTGAAGATGACATTAAGTGGTATACCGACTACTCAAAGTCCAAGGCATCTGCTTTGTTGACTAAGAGCACTGATTCAGTCAACTCGGTTTGGGAATCTTTAAAGAACAAGGTATATGGGGCTTATTATGACGACAATGTCATCAACGATACATTCTTGGTCGGCGTGCAGAATTGGCCAAAGAGGAGATTGCAAAACTTTTTGGATGCTCGTGGTGTGAAGTACCACATTCTCTCCACGAAGTCCGAGCTCTTGAGGTTGGTGTACGAAAATCGTAACAAGCCATTGAAAAAGTGGGAAAACGCTTTGGATGACGCCAAACACTGGTGGAACAAACAGACAATTGTCAACAAAGCAAAGAGTACTAGCAGTGGTATTCTGAATAAGGTTTCTGACTACGAAAACTCTGCTGTAAATGGTCTCCACCGCTCCTTTGAATCTATGTCCAATAGTGACTTGGTGGAGTACCTAAAAAGCTTCTCTACAAAACCCTCAGAATTAAGCAAGCTAGATAAAGATCAGTTGGTCCAAAAGGCTAAGGACAACACACAATGGTTCTTTGGAGTTGCTGAAAAGCCTTGGTACCAAAAAGCGGCTGATAACACTGTCAACTTTGCTAAACGTGCCTACGCATATGTCAGGCCATGA
- a CDS encoding UPF0549 protein C1D4.09c, producing MGNDGGSINKNVRIRVVQEKNSGEGTGKQSEYCWTNCRLSGQPLKPPLFSDYKGNLFNKEAILEWLLVKPEYKAEEYTQVMIDAFSHIRLRKDVVEITNLRRLENGAIGITLSDIDSDTTDLVLGGRRKSAYIDICGHVNTLNSLDKNTECFLCGAHYGPSNVVIINPSDPQDIERLEKRYQSLVDQKLSHSRKAKVKSKAKKRKTTAVHSSDDAKKHKVAAPEKETTQQN from the coding sequence ATGGGTAACGATGGTGGGTCTATAAACAAGAATGTGCGGATTAGAGTCGTGCAGGAGAAAAACAGTGGAGAAGGGACGGGAAAACAATCGGAGTACTGCTGGACTAATTGTCGACTTTCGGGACAGCCATTGAAACCGCCTTTGTTCAGCGATTACAAAGGCAATCTATTTAACAAGGAGGCAATTCTTGAATGGCTCTTGGTGAAACCAGAGTATAAAGCGGAAGAATATACACAAGTGATGATAGACGCGTTTTCGCATATCAGACTACGAAAAGATGTAGTAGAAATCACAAACCTTCGAAGACTCGAAAACGGCGCCATCGGGATCACTCTATCAGATATAGACTCAGATACTACGGATCTTGTCTTGGGAGGTCGCAGGAAGTCAGCCTATATCGATATTTGCGGGCATGTGAACACTTTGAATTCACTGGACAAAAACACGGAATGTTTCCTTTGCGGGGCCCATTATGGTCCAAGTAACGTGGTTATCATAAATCCGTCAGATCCTCAAGATATTGAGAGACTAGAAAAGCGTTATCAATCACTGGTAGACCAGAAGCTCTCACACAGCAGAAAGGCTAAGGTAAAATCAAAGGCAAAGAAGCGTAAAACAACTGCCGTTCATTCCAGTGATGATGCAAAGAAGCACAAAGTGGCTGCCCCGGAAAAAGAGACAACGCAACAAAACTAA
- the PRE8 gene encoding proteasome core particle subunit alpha 2, with the protein MADRYSFSLTTFSPSGKLGQIDYALAAVKQGVTSLGIKSTNGVVIATEKKTSSSLALPDTVQKVSLITPDIGAVYSGMGPDFRVLIDKARKVAHTNYKRIYGEYPPTKMLVSEVAKIMQEATQSGGVRPFGVSVLVAGHDEHNGFSLYQVDPSGAYFPWKATAIGKGSSAAKTFLEKRWNDELELEDAIHIALLTLKESVEGEFNGDTIELAIIGDVNQELLGYQGEPRAKGPRFRKLTPQEINDRLDAL; encoded by the coding sequence ATGGCTGATAGATATTCGTTTTCTTTGACAACATTTTCACCAAGTGGTAAATTGGGTCAAATCGATTATGCTTTAGCGGCTGTCAAGCAAGGTGTTACGTCCTTGGGTATAAAGTCTACGAATGGTGTTGTTATTGCGActgagaagaagacatcGTCGAGTTTAGCCTTACCAGATACTGTGCAAAAAGTATCTCTAATAACACCGGACATTGGTGCCGTTTACTCTGGTATGGGTCCTGATTTCAGAGTGTTAATAGACAAGGCTAGAAAAGTAGCACACACCAACTACAAGAGAATCTACGGAGAATATCCACCAACCAAGATGCTAGTGTCTGAAGTAGCCAAGATCATGCAAGAGGCAACTCAATCGGGTGGTGTGAGGCCATTTGGCGTGTCAGTACTGGTTGCGGGGCATGATGAACACAATGGATTTAGTTTATACCAAGTGGATCCTTCTGGTGCATACTTCCCATGGAAGGCCACCGCCATTGGTAAGGGCTCATCAGCTGCCAAGAcatttttggaaaagagaTGGAACGACGAGTTAGAACTAGAAGATGCCATACACATTGCACTCCTAACGTTGAAGGAGTCTGTCGAAGGTGAATTTAACGGAGACACTATAGAACTGGCGATCATAGGAGATGTAAATCAAGAGCTGCTAGGCTACCAGGGCGAACCTCGTGCAAAGGGTCCACGTTTCAGAAAGTTGACGCCACAAGAGATTAACGATAGATTGGACGCTTTGTGA